From Kitasatospora sp. MAP12-44:
CGCGCTGGTGATGTACCGCAAGAACGTCATCAAGCTCATGGGCAACGTGCACTGATCACGCCCTTCAGCTGACAAGGGCCGGTACCCCGCACGGGGTACCGGCCCTTGTCATGCGCCTCAGAGCTCCCGGACGCCCGCGCGCCAGACGGCGGCGGTGAGCGGGACGCCGGGGCGGTAGGCGAGATGGACGGGCGAGGGGGCGTCAAGCAGCAGCAGGTCGGCGCGGGCGCCGGGGGCGATCCGGCCGACGTCGGTGCGGCGCAGCGCGCGGGCGCCGCCGGCGGTGGCGGCGTGCACGGCCTCGTCCGGGGTCATGCCCATCTCGCGGACGGCGACCGCGATGCAGAACGCCATCGAGCTGGTGAAGCTGGAGCCCGGGTTGCAGTCGGTGGAGAGCGCGACGGTGGCGCCCGCGGCGAGCAGCCGGCGCGCGTCCGGGTAGGGGGCGCGGGTGGAGAACTCCGCGCCGGGCAGCAGGGTCGCCACGGTGTCGCTCTCGGCCAGCGCCGCCACGTCCGCGTCGGTCAGGTGGGTGCAGTGGTCGGCCGAGGCCGCGCCCAGCTCGACGGCGAGCTGCACGCCCGGGCCGTGGCCGAGCTGGTTGGCGTGCACCCGCGCGATCAGGCCGCGCTCCTGACCGGCCTTCAGCACCGCGCGGGCCTGGTCGCCGTCGAAGGCGCCGCGCTCGCAGAAGACGTCCACCCAGCGGGCGTGCGGGGCGCAGGCGTCCAGCATCTCGCCGGTCACCAGGTCGACGTAGCCGGCCGGGTCGTCGGCGAACTCGGGGGCCACGATGTGCGCGCCGAGGTAGGTGGTCTCCGGGGTGTGCGCGGCGGCGATCCGCAGCGCGCGCGCCTCGTCGGCGACGGTCAGGCCGTAGCCGGACTTGCACTCGATGGTGGTGGTGCCCTGGCGCAGCGCCTCGCGGACGAACCGGGCCAGGTTGGCGTCCAGTTCGGCGTCGCTCGCGGCGCGGGTGGCGGCCACCGTGGTGCGGATCCCGCCGGCCGAGTAACTCTGGCCGGACATCCGGGCGTTGAACTCGGCGGTGCGGTCGCCCGCGAAGACCAGGTGGGCGTGCGAGTCCACGAAGCCGGGCAGCAGGGCGCGGCCCTCGGCGTCGAACACCTGGTCGGCGGCGGGCGCCTCGGCGGCCCGGCCGGTCCAGGTGACCACCGAGCCGTCGACCACCACGGCGGCCTGCTCGACCAGGCCGAGCAGGCCGTCGTGGGACGGGTCGTTGGTGACCAGGCTGCCGATGTTGGTGATCAGGGTGCTGCTCATGAGGCCCTCTCGGATCCGGGCCCGCGGGCGCGGCGGCCCGAAAGCCGCCGGGCCCGCGGGGAGTTCGTTCAGGAAAGCAGCGCGGCGATCGAGTCGCGCAGCGCTGCCGGGACGTCGGCGACCAGCTGGTGCACGCCGTCCACGACGATCCGCCGGCCGCCGACCACCACCTGCCGGACGTCCGCCGCCGTGGCCGCGAAGACCGCGATCTCCGCGCCGAGCCGGGGCGCGGGGCCGGCGGTGCGCACCGAGTCCAGCGCCAGCACGGTGAAGTCGGCGAAGGCACCGGCCTCGATCCGTCCGGCCTCCGGCCAGCCGAGCGAGGCGTGGCCGTCCTCGCTGCCGGCCCGCAGCAGCGCGTTGGCCGTCCAGTGGCCGCGGGTGCGGGTGCGCAGCCGCTCGTTCAGCTCCAGCGCGCGGGCCTCCTCGAACGGGTCGATCACCGCGTGGCTGTCGCTGCCCAGGGTGATCGGGCAACCGCCGCCCGCCAGTTGGTGGGCCGGGCCGATGCCGTCGGCCAGGTCGCGC
This genomic window contains:
- the hutI gene encoding imidazolonepropionase, whose amino-acid sequence is MSSTLITNIGSLVTNDPSHDGLLGLVEQAAVVVDGSVVTWTGRAAEAPAADQVFDAEGRALLPGFVDSHAHLVFAGDRTAEFNARMSGQSYSAGGIRTTVAATRAASDAELDANLARFVREALRQGTTTIECKSGYGLTVADEARALRIAAAHTPETTYLGAHIVAPEFADDPAGYVDLVTGEMLDACAPHARWVDVFCERGAFDGDQARAVLKAGQERGLIARVHANQLGHGPGVQLAVELGAASADHCTHLTDADVAALAESDTVATLLPGAEFSTRAPYPDARRLLAAGATVALSTDCNPGSSFTSSMAFCIAVAVREMGMTPDEAVHAATAGGARALRRTDVGRIAPGARADLLLLDAPSPVHLAYRPGVPLTAAVWRAGVREL